TTTCCTGGGTGGTGATCTGTGCCAGATTCATCAGTGTGAAATTTCCGTTTTTGTCAGTCAGTCCGTAATACAGAATCATCAAAAGCGGAATGATGATAAAGGAGGCTGCCCAGAACAGGTATGGACCGCTCAATAATTTTCTACTCTTCAATTCCTGCCGCCTCCGCATCTTCAGATTCTGGTTTTTTCATAATCTGGATATCAAATGGATCCACACGGATACCGACCTCTGTGCCAACCGGGAACATATCGGTACTGTGTACGAGAAGCTCGTAATTGTTGGCAAGTACCTCCATTTCATAATGAACACCTTTGAAGATCAGATGGGTGACCACACCTTCGATAATTCCTTCTTCAGGCTTGACCAGATCGATGTCTTCCGGGCGGATCACCGCATCTACCGGTTTGTTGCGTCCGAATCCAACGTCCACACACTGCCAGGTGGCTCCCAGCATTTTGACAACCTTATCTTCCACCATGGTGGCAGGAAGAATGTTGCTGTCTCCGATAAAGTCTGCTACAAAGGCGTTCTGTGGTTCGTTATAAATATCCTCCGGTGTTCCGATCTGCTGGATATATCCCTGATTCATGACAACGATCGTATCGGACATGGTCAGAGCTTCCTCCTGATCATGGGTAACGTAGACAAAAGTAATACCCAGTTCGTTTTTCAGACGGATCAGCTCATACTGCATGTCCTGTCTGAGTTTTAAGTCCAGTGCTCCAAGCGGTTCGTCGAGAAGCAGCACTTTCGGTTCGTTTACAATTGCGCGGGCAATTGCGATCCTCTGCTGCTGACCGCCGCTTAAAGAATCCGGATACCGGTCTTTAAAATCCTCCAGATTCACAAGTTTCAGTGCATATTTGATCTTGTCATCAATATAATGTTTGGACTTTTTCTTGATCTTAAGACCAAATGCAATATTTTCTGCAATGGTCATATGGGTAAAGAGCGCATATTTCTGGAACACAGTATTGAGCTGCCGTCTGTTGGGCGGCAGCTTGTTGATGTTCTTCCCGTCAAAAATGATATCTCCGGAATCCGGAGTCTCGAAACCACCCAGAATCCGAAGCAGTGTGGTCTTGCCGCAGCCGCTTGGACCGAGCAGTGTCAGAAATTCATTTTCACGGATATAAAGATTTAAGTGATCCAAAATGACGCTCTCATCAAAAGATTTTGTGACATTCACAATATCGATCAGCTTATTAGACATCTTTCTCCTCCTGGTAAAAGTTTTTGATGGAATCCAGACGGCTGCACATATTGCACAGAAGAAGATCTGCGAGTGTAAGTGCAGTCATGGATTCAACTACCACCACGGCGCGGGGAACGATGATCGGATCATGTCTTCCCTTGATAGAAATCTCAATCTCTTCCTTATCTATATTTACCGTGGACTGAGGGCGGGCAATGGAAGGCGTCGGCTTGATGGCAGCGCGTACGATCAGCTCGGAGCCGTCGCTGATACCGCCCAGAACCCCGCCGGAATGGTTGGTTCTTTTTATCATCTGTCCGTCCTGAACGGCAAATGCATCATTGTTCGTGCTCCCGTTTGAGGCAGCAGCAAGAAATCCATCTCCAATCTCCACTGCTTTTACCGCACCAATGGACATGATTCCCTTCGAAAGCTGAGCATCCAGTTTATCAAATACCGGTTCGCCAAGCCCGACGGGAAGTCCCGTTACACGACATTCAATGATTCCGCCGCAGGAATCTTTCTGTTCCATCATCTCATTGAGATAGTCGGCTGCTTTTTTGGCCAACGCATTGTTCGGCATGTAAAGCGGATTTTCTGTGACCTCATCCAAACGATATTCGGATTCCGGTACAGTTACGGGACCTATGGATTTTGAAAATGCAGTCAGTTCAATCCCCAGTGTCTTTAAGAGGGCAGAAGCGACTGCTCCGGCAGCTACTCTGCCGATCGTCTCCCGGCCGGAGGTGCGGCCACCGCCGCGGTAATCCCGAAAACCGTATTTGTTCTGGAATGTATAGTCAGCATGTCCCGGTCTGTAACAGGAAGCAATCTCCCCATAATCCCGGGAGCGCTGATCCTGATTGCGCACCAAAAGAGAAATTGGGGTTCCGGTTGTCTTTCCTTCAAAGATACCGGAGAGAATCTCTACCTGATCGGTCTCACTGCGCTTGGTCGTATAGCGGCTCTGTCCCGGACGTCTGCGGTCCAGAAAAGCCTGTATATCAGATTCGCTTAGGGAAAGTCCTGCGGGACAGCCGTCGATCACAACACCGATTGCTGCGCCGTGAGACTCTCCCCATGTAGTAATGCGAAATAAAGTTCCAAATGATGAACCACTCATATGTCAAAATCTCCTTTCTTTTGCATATAAAACTATTATATAAGAAGACATATTATCGTGCAATCCTTAATTTTATGCAACTGCCCGGTCAGATTATGAATGGCAGAACCGATCAGATAGAAGCGTAATAAATTTATTTGAAATTCCTATGTTTTTTCTGTACAATTCAGGAAAAGCGTAATATAATGAGGACTAGATACTGGCTGAAAGGAGAACGGCAATAGCAGATGAAAGAAAAAATCAGAAAAAAAACGAAAAGACCGCAGACAGAAGACATGATTTTTACAGAAGAAGACTTTGAAGATGTTTCTGAAGAGACGAAAGCAAATTCCCCAAAACACAGGAAAAGGTCTCGCAGGACTTCAGGTGGATTTCCGGCCAGAAAAGCGGGGATCATCGCAGGCGGAGTCATCGGAGTGCTGGTGCTTTTATATCTTGGAATTTCTGTATTTTTTATGAGTCATTTCTATATAAATACAACGATCAACGGAAAAGATTTTTCGGGAAGATCGGCATCATCTGTGGAGGCATATATCAA
This window of the Mediterraneibacter gnavus ATCC 29149 genome carries:
- the aroC gene encoding chorismate synthase is translated as MSGSSFGTLFRITTWGESHGAAIGVVIDGCPAGLSLSESDIQAFLDRRRPGQSRYTTKRSETDQVEILSGIFEGKTTGTPISLLVRNQDQRSRDYGEIASCYRPGHADYTFQNKYGFRDYRGGGRTSGRETIGRVAAGAVASALLKTLGIELTAFSKSIGPVTVPESEYRLDEVTENPLYMPNNALAKKAADYLNEMMEQKDSCGGIIECRVTGLPVGLGEPVFDKLDAQLSKGIMSIGAVKAVEIGDGFLAAASNGSTNNDAFAVQDGQMIKRTNHSGGVLGGISDGSELIVRAAIKPTPSIARPQSTVNIDKEEIEISIKGRHDPIIVPRAVVVVESMTALTLADLLLCNMCSRLDSIKNFYQEEKDV
- a CDS encoding ABC transporter ATP-binding protein, with the translated sequence MSNKLIDIVNVTKSFDESVILDHLNLYIRENEFLTLLGPSGCGKTTLLRILGGFETPDSGDIIFDGKNINKLPPNRRQLNTVFQKYALFTHMTIAENIAFGLKIKKKSKHYIDDKIKYALKLVNLEDFKDRYPDSLSGGQQQRIAIARAIVNEPKVLLLDEPLGALDLKLRQDMQYELIRLKNELGITFVYVTHDQEEALTMSDTIVVMNQGYIQQIGTPEDIYNEPQNAFVADFIGDSNILPATMVEDKVVKMLGATWQCVDVGFGRNKPVDAVIRPEDIDLVKPEEGIIEGVVTHLIFKGVHYEMEVLANNYELLVHSTDMFPVGTEVGIRVDPFDIQIMKKPESEDAEAAGIEE